The following are from one region of the Salicibibacter kimchii genome:
- a CDS encoding aminotransferase class I/II-fold pyridoxal phosphate-dependent enzyme yields MDLGMGDPDLPTPKPITNKLIDELNNIDNFKYSTYSGCAEFKEAVASFYKDQYNVDLNPDTEVLALIGSKEGIAYLPFAVIDTNDYVLTPDPGYGVYRMATYLAGGKNHSMPLTKERHFQPDFSVIPDEIKQKAKLMYLNYPGNPTAATVNLSFFNKVIYFGKKHNISIAHDFAYNMITFDEPAPSILQADNAKDIAVEFGSLSKSFNMTGWRIGYVVGNPEIIRSLSVVKSNMDTSQFLPIQKAGAFALTGDQKSVRDNVEVYRERRRVMVEGLNEIGIKVDPPKGSFYIWAPVPKGYTSGEFAEVMLENAGVIVTSGAAFGATGEGYFRISLTVPTDRLQMAVTRIKDNLLQVK; encoded by the coding sequence ATCGACTTAGGCATGGGAGACCCTGATCTTCCAACGCCAAAGCCAATCACTAATAAGCTTATCGATGAACTTAATAACATTGATAATTTTAAATACTCTACTTACAGTGGGTGTGCCGAATTTAAAGAAGCTGTTGCTTCTTTTTATAAAGACCAATACAATGTGGATCTTAACCCTGACACCGAAGTGCTTGCCCTTATTGGTTCGAAAGAAGGCATTGCCTATCTTCCTTTTGCGGTCATTGATACGAACGATTACGTTTTAACTCCCGATCCTGGCTATGGTGTTTATCGTATGGCTACTTATCTCGCCGGTGGTAAAAATCATAGCATGCCACTAACAAAGGAGCGCCACTTTCAACCGGATTTTTCAGTGATCCCGGATGAAATTAAGCAGAAAGCGAAGCTGATGTATCTTAACTATCCAGGCAATCCGACAGCGGCCACGGTGAACTTATCTTTCTTTAATAAAGTTATTTATTTTGGTAAAAAACATAATATTTCCATTGCTCACGATTTTGCTTATAATATGATCACTTTTGACGAACCGGCTCCAAGCATCCTCCAAGCTGATAATGCGAAAGACATTGCCGTGGAATTCGGTTCTTTGTCTAAAAGTTTCAACATGACTGGATGGCGCATCGGCTATGTTGTTGGTAATCCGGAAATCATCCGGTCGTTGTCTGTTGTGAAGAGTAACATGGATACAAGTCAGTTTCTCCCGATTCAAAAAGCAGGGGCTTTTGCTTTGACAGGGGATCAAAAGAGTGTCCGCGACAATGTTGAGGTTTATCGAGAGCGTAGACGAGTGATGGTAGAGGGGTTGAATGAGATTGGCATAAAGGTGGACCCGCCAAAGGGGAGTTTCTACATCTGGGCGCCTGTACCGAAGGGGTATACATCGGGGGAATTTGCTGAGGTTATGTTGGAAAATGCCGGTGTTATCGTGACATCCGGTGCTGCTTTCGGTGCTACAGGCGAGGGTTATTTTCGTATATCCTTGACTGTGCCAACGGATCGGCTGCAAATGGCTGTTACACGAATAAAAGATAACTTATTACAAGTAAAATGA
- a CDS encoding ketopantoate reductase family protein: MKTLILGAGAMGSLFSGRLKQIGVDVTLYNRENEHVKKINQDGLRILDNDGNITMAKIPVVSNPNKLSDRYDLIIVLVKAYATDKVLNQVLHTIDEDTVVLSLQNGIGNLESLRHTVPYNNVGVGGAGCGGGIIENGTIGHRANGRTYIGFSKGINSRVSESIAHMFTRSGLPATVTTDVESIIWSKLIINIAFNGLTAITRLSNGNAIAPPEGREIIKELVNEAVRVAHAEGIELIYKDPVSECLRLGMEDIGENISSMLSDIINEKRTEIDYINGAIVDYGIRNAIPTPYNNLITNLVKVTEQSYGKIVTDV; encoded by the coding sequence ATGAAAACGCTTATACTTGGCGCTGGTGCCATGGGGTCTCTTTTCAGCGGCAGATTAAAACAAATTGGCGTTGATGTTACGCTTTACAATAGAGAAAATGAACATGTAAAAAAGATCAATCAAGATGGTTTGCGAATTTTGGACAACGATGGCAATATAACCATGGCTAAAATCCCTGTCGTCAGTAACCCTAACAAGCTTTCTGATCGATACGATCTTATTATTGTGTTGGTAAAAGCATATGCAACCGATAAGGTATTGAATCAAGTTTTACATACCATTGATGAGGATACGGTTGTTTTGTCTCTACAAAATGGCATAGGGAATCTTGAAAGCTTGAGGCACACTGTTCCATATAACAATGTTGGTGTCGGTGGAGCTGGGTGTGGGGGCGGCATTATTGAGAATGGAACGATAGGACATCGGGCTAATGGAAGAACCTATATTGGTTTTTCGAAGGGTATAAATAGCAGAGTAAGCGAATCAATCGCTCATATGTTCACCAGAAGCGGTTTACCTGCCACAGTCACGACAGACGTTGAGTCAATCATTTGGAGTAAATTGATCATCAATATTGCATTCAATGGTTTAACAGCTATAACAAGGCTATCCAACGGTAATGCTATTGCACCGCCTGAGGGAAGGGAAATTATAAAAGAACTCGTGAACGAAGCTGTCCGTGTAGCTCATGCGGAAGGAATAGAATTAATTTATAAAGACCCGGTATCTGAATGTTTACGATTAGGTATGGAGGACATAGGCGAGAACATATCTTCTATGCTATCTGATATTATCAACGAAAAAAGAACCGAGATTGACTACATAAATGGAGCTATCGTTGACTACGGAATAAGAAACGCTATTCCTACGCCTTATAATAATTTGATCACTAACTTAGTTAAGGTAACCGAACAAAGTTACGGAAAAATCGTTACTGACGTTTAA
- a CDS encoding hydantoinase/oxoprolinase family protein, translating to MSTIRVGVDIGGTFTDIVILDEKGDRYFGKTLTTYPDPSAGFMKGLDENLKKYGFSYSDITTIIHGTTLVVNALIERKGVKTALITTEGFRDQIEIGNENRYDLYDLFIENPTPLVPRSMRFPVRERILADGTVLTSIDEAEVKKIFKKVNAQGVEAVAVCLLHSYKNDAHEKRIYEIAQEVTPNIRVSLSSEVSPEIREYQRASTTIANVYVQPLVEQYLTKLENDLTDRGFNGQFHMMLSGGGTCTIDTACRFPIRILESGPVGGSIAGAFYSKLCNLNNLHVFDMGGTTAKASLIDNGEPLIANEFEVGREHRFMKGSGIPVKVPVVDMIEIGAGGGSIAHIDRMDLLKVGPESSSSEPGPACYGKGGKQPTITDADLILGYLNPDYFLGGEMHLDVEAAYKAIEDKVAKPLGLDTIEAAWGIHRVVNENMASAARIHAVEKGKDIRNYPLFATGGAGPVHVCNVAHILGVSEVISPVGAGVCSAFGFLSSPLSFDFVRSYSGRLDQLDFREVTQLLRDMENEGGAILKQSGVKDDDIQVIRTCEMRYAGQNHDISVPIPNGEIDHFSLQTIHENFKLQYEKLYSEASEGVPIKTVNWRVVVQGPHPKLSINSSDEKNERNPPVKNKRDVYFHEYDNYTMTPVYDRSTLTPGVEISGPAIIEERESTMVVTPSFNASIDRYFNLILKAKGESTYDNQDRKQQEYV from the coding sequence ATGTCAACTATACGTGTTGGTGTTGATATTGGCGGGACATTTACAGATATAGTCATTCTAGATGAAAAGGGGGACAGGTATTTCGGGAAAACGTTAACGACATACCCGGATCCATCTGCAGGTTTTATGAAAGGATTGGATGAAAACCTAAAAAAGTATGGTTTTTCCTATAGTGACATCACGACGATTATACATGGAACAACTCTAGTTGTTAATGCTTTGATTGAAAGAAAGGGCGTAAAAACGGCATTGATTACAACGGAGGGTTTTCGGGATCAAATTGAAATTGGGAATGAAAACCGTTATGACTTATATGATCTTTTTATAGAGAATCCAACTCCATTGGTGCCGAGAAGCATGAGATTTCCTGTTAGGGAAAGAATCTTGGCTGATGGAACGGTATTAACATCTATAGACGAGGCTGAAGTTAAGAAAATATTTAAAAAAGTAAATGCTCAAGGCGTTGAAGCTGTTGCCGTATGTTTACTGCATAGCTACAAAAATGATGCTCATGAAAAAAGAATTTATGAAATTGCCCAGGAGGTTACCCCTAATATCCGGGTTTCGTTATCTTCGGAAGTGTCGCCTGAGATACGAGAGTATCAACGCGCCTCCACAACAATTGCTAATGTCTATGTACAGCCTTTGGTTGAGCAATACCTCACCAAACTTGAAAATGATCTCACTGATCGAGGGTTTAATGGTCAGTTTCATATGATGCTATCAGGCGGTGGTACCTGTACGATTGATACGGCTTGCCGCTTCCCCATTCGCATTTTAGAGTCAGGACCTGTAGGAGGTTCGATAGCTGGTGCATTTTATAGCAAATTATGTAACCTTAACAACCTGCATGTCTTTGATATGGGTGGGACAACAGCCAAGGCAAGTTTAATCGATAATGGGGAGCCATTAATCGCCAACGAGTTCGAGGTTGGGCGAGAACATCGCTTTATGAAAGGAAGTGGCATACCTGTCAAAGTACCGGTTGTTGATATGATTGAAATTGGTGCCGGAGGCGGTAGCATTGCCCATATTGATAGAATGGATCTTTTAAAAGTGGGACCGGAAAGTTCAAGTTCTGAACCGGGCCCGGCGTGTTATGGGAAGGGGGGCAAACAACCCACCATTACCGACGCCGATTTAATCCTAGGGTACTTGAATCCGGACTATTTTTTAGGTGGAGAAATGCATTTGGACGTGGAGGCTGCTTACAAGGCCATTGAAGACAAGGTAGCAAAACCACTTGGGCTTGACACGATAGAGGCAGCTTGGGGCATTCACCGTGTGGTTAATGAAAATATGGCGAGTGCAGCACGTATTCACGCCGTTGAAAAAGGCAAGGACATAAGAAATTATCCATTATTTGCGACAGGAGGAGCGGGTCCGGTTCATGTATGTAATGTAGCCCATATACTTGGTGTATCTGAAGTTATTTCTCCTGTTGGTGCAGGCGTTTGTTCCGCCTTTGGTTTTCTGTCATCGCCGCTTTCGTTTGATTTTGTGCGCAGTTATTCCGGGCGACTCGATCAATTAGATTTTCGAGAAGTAACCCAACTTCTTAGGGACATGGAAAACGAGGGCGGAGCCATTCTTAAGCAATCAGGTGTAAAAGATGATGATATACAAGTGATCCGCACTTGTGAAATGAGATATGCTGGTCAGAACCATGACATTAGTGTGCCTATCCCAAATGGGGAAATAGATCATTTCTCGCTACAAACGATACACGAAAATTTTAAGCTGCAATATGAAAAATTATATTCAGAGGCAAGTGAAGGCGTCCCTATTAAAACGGTGAATTGGCGCGTAGTGGTCCAGGGGCCACATCCGAAACTTTCCATCAACTCTAGTGATGAGAAAAACGAAAGGAACCCTCCAGTGAAAAATAAACGTGACGTTTATTTTCACGAATACGACAACTATACAATGACACCTGTGTATGATCGGTCGACACTAACCCCGGGTGTTGAGATATCTGGACCGGCGATCATTGAAGAGAGAGAATCAACGATGGTAGTAACACCAAGTTTTAACGCAAGTATTGATCGGTATTTCAACTTAATTTTAAAAGCAAAGGGTGAGAGCACCTATGATAACCAAGACAGAAAGCAACAAGAATATGTTTGA
- a CDS encoding penicillin-binding transpeptidase domain-containing protein yields MQNKVHIFVCMLFILALGACSGGPQPKAAFETYASDWENENFENMYEQLSTETLENVSPEDFVDRYEDVYENIQRSDLTVQPNYPEEWDVGEEGEVQFPVDVTMQTRAGEVSFSHDVQLSLEERDDEENWYVHWDQQLIFPEMEEGDHIGVTTMEAERGEIYDRNENGLAINGTVLQVGMVPERMEGEEEQSIEDFAEELDISEEDIEMQLEQEWVNPDSFVPLYTMPEDEQDYIEDELMENIPGITFQPEDSRVYPYAGSAAHLVGYVREITAEELEELEEEGYGSHDLLGVTGLESLLEDELKGETGEEIYTYEENAEEPKETIVEKEPIDGEDLHLTIDIELQENIFEELDGDSGTATAVHPTTGEVLAMVNAPAYDPNIYVAGQSAEVHAEWQEDPDQPLLNRFQYTFSPGSTFKHMTAATALDSETITPDEDFDIEGLDWQKDESWGDYEVTRVKDPEEPVDLRDALVFSDNIFFAQTALEMGGDTFEEGIKNFGFGEDIPFTYPIEKSSTLAEGDTFENDVMLADSSYGQGEVQMSPLHLSMTYTPFLNEGDMLTPVLLKEEADEVEVWNDDVMEAETADTILQSLIKVVEESDGTGHEAEVSGQTLAGKTGTAELKENPDDDNDQLGWFVAFDTDEADLLVTMMVEDVQEHGGSGYVVPKVGNIMEEYQP; encoded by the coding sequence ATGCAAAACAAGGTGCACATTTTTGTCTGTATGCTTTTCATACTGGCTCTTGGAGCCTGCTCGGGTGGTCCTCAACCTAAAGCGGCTTTTGAGACTTATGCATCAGATTGGGAAAATGAAAACTTTGAAAACATGTATGAACAATTGTCTACAGAGACGCTGGAAAATGTTTCGCCTGAGGATTTTGTAGACCGTTATGAAGATGTTTATGAGAATATTCAAAGGAGTGATCTAACCGTACAACCTAACTATCCCGAGGAATGGGATGTAGGTGAAGAGGGCGAGGTTCAATTTCCGGTTGATGTGACTATGCAAACACGAGCCGGTGAAGTTTCTTTTAGCCATGATGTGCAGTTGAGCTTGGAAGAGCGAGATGATGAGGAAAATTGGTATGTGCATTGGGATCAACAACTCATCTTCCCTGAAATGGAAGAAGGTGATCATATTGGTGTCACCACAATGGAAGCTGAACGGGGGGAAATTTATGACCGGAATGAAAATGGATTAGCTATAAATGGAACGGTTTTACAAGTTGGGATGGTTCCGGAGCGCATGGAAGGCGAGGAAGAACAATCCATCGAGGATTTCGCTGAGGAGTTGGATATTTCGGAAGAGGATATTGAAATGCAGTTGGAACAAGAGTGGGTGAATCCGGATAGTTTTGTTCCGCTCTATACTATGCCTGAAGATGAACAAGATTACATAGAAGACGAATTGATGGAGAACATACCCGGAATAACGTTTCAACCGGAAGATTCACGTGTTTATCCTTATGCGGGGTCTGCAGCTCATCTGGTGGGATATGTCCGGGAAATTACAGCAGAGGAATTGGAAGAACTGGAAGAAGAGGGCTACGGTTCCCATGATTTACTCGGTGTGACTGGGCTGGAGTCACTGTTGGAAGATGAACTGAAAGGAGAAACAGGTGAAGAAATCTACACCTATGAGGAAAACGCAGAAGAACCTAAGGAAACCATTGTTGAAAAAGAGCCCATTGATGGCGAAGACCTTCATTTAACGATTGATATAGAACTGCAGGAGAATATTTTTGAGGAATTGGATGGGGATAGCGGAACAGCAACAGCTGTGCATCCTACGACAGGTGAAGTGTTAGCCATGGTCAATGCACCGGCTTATGACCCCAATATTTACGTAGCGGGCCAGAGTGCCGAAGTGCATGCCGAATGGCAAGAGGATCCGGATCAGCCATTGCTGAATCGTTTTCAATATACGTTTTCACCTGGTTCAACCTTCAAACACATGACAGCTGCCACCGCCTTGGACTCAGAAACAATTACACCTGATGAGGATTTTGATATCGAGGGATTGGATTGGCAAAAGGATGAATCATGGGGCGATTACGAGGTAACACGAGTGAAAGATCCCGAGGAACCAGTAGATCTAAGGGATGCGCTCGTATTTTCAGATAACATTTTCTTTGCGCAAACCGCGTTGGAAATGGGAGGGGATACCTTTGAGGAAGGTATTAAGAATTTTGGTTTTGGAGAGGATATCCCCTTCACATATCCGATAGAAAAATCCTCAACATTAGCCGAGGGTGATACGTTTGAAAATGATGTCATGCTGGCTGATAGTTCCTATGGCCAGGGAGAGGTACAAATGAGTCCGCTCCATTTATCCATGACTTACACTCCCTTTTTAAATGAAGGAGACATGTTGACGCCTGTTTTATTAAAAGAAGAGGCTGACGAGGTGGAAGTGTGGAACGATGATGTAATGGAAGCTGAAACCGCCGATACCATTTTACAAAGTTTAATTAAGGTCGTTGAAGAGTCTGATGGTACCGGACATGAAGCAGAAGTTTCCGGGCAAACTCTTGCCGGGAAAACCGGGACCGCTGAATTAAAGGAGAACCCGGATGATGATAACGATCAATTAGGCTGGTTCGTCGCTTTTGATACAGACGAGGCTGACTTGTTAGTGACGATGATGGTCGAAGACGTACAGGAACACGGGGGAAGCGGGTATGTGGTTCCGAAAGTGGGAAATATCATGGAAGAGTATCAACCATAG
- a CDS encoding SEC-C metal-binding domain-containing protein — MKTNPAKKVEKVGRNEPCPCGSGKKYKKCCG; from the coding sequence ATGAAGACAAACCCGGCTAAAAAAGTGGAGAAAGTCGGACGTAACGAACCGTGCCCTTGTGGAAGCGGAAAGAAATACAAAAAGTGTTGCGGGTAG
- a CDS encoding YolD-like family protein — MKKVEKPELNEQKWEEIERTINNEAMEYGSFLEFSYWEDGFFHCAIGTCEFVNLERKQFQYSH; from the coding sequence ATGAAAAAAGTGGAGAAACCTGAACTCAATGAGCAAAAATGGGAAGAAATCGAACGGACAATTAATAATGAAGCGATGGAGTACGGTTCGTTTTTAGAGTTTTCTTATTGGGAGGATGGTTTCTTCCATTGTGCAATTGGCACTTGCGAATTTGTGAATTTGGAACGAAAGCAATTCCAGTACTCTCATTAG
- a CDS encoding chromate transporter, with the protein MIYWELFIAFFIPGIVGYGGGPASIPLIEHEVVNRFGWMTTQEFGEMLALGNALPGPIATKMAGYIGFEVAGVPGSLVAIFATIAPSLAAMLLLMKILLKYKDHPRVEQMTSFIRAPIAVLLGVLAFQFFFTSWDDSGVVHTAILVGASLLLLEKFKIHPVFVIVGALVYGAVMLS; encoded by the coding sequence ATGATTTATTGGGAGTTATTTATTGCATTTTTTATCCCGGGCATCGTCGGATACGGTGGCGGTCCCGCGTCGATTCCCCTGATCGAACACGAAGTCGTCAATCGGTTCGGCTGGATGACAACGCAGGAATTCGGGGAGATGCTCGCCCTCGGAAACGCCCTCCCCGGGCCAATCGCAACGAAAATGGCCGGTTATATCGGCTTTGAAGTCGCGGGTGTCCCGGGATCGCTGGTTGCCATTTTTGCAACCATCGCACCCAGCCTTGCCGCGATGCTTTTGTTAATGAAAATTTTATTGAAATACAAAGATCACCCGAGGGTGGAACAGATGACGTCCTTTATCCGTGCGCCTATTGCTGTGTTGCTCGGCGTGCTGGCGTTTCAGTTTTTCTTCACGTCGTGGGACGACTCAGGTGTGGTACATACAGCCATTCTCGTCGGCGCGAGCCTGTTACTATTGGAAAAATTTAAGATACACCCAGTGTTTGTGATCGTGGGGGCGCTCGTTTACGGGGCGGTGATGTTATCTTAG
- a CDS encoding glutathione ABC transporter substrate-binding protein yields the protein MRKVSAIGSLVLLFGIAACTDDGQNETDEGNEATGSGDSTGDEEAAESSEGGNMVLVMPSDAVTLDPHDSTDVPSNIVFDNIYETLVYHDENTELQPGLAESYEQLDDLTWEFNLQEDVTFHDGEPFNADAVVANLDRLLDPDTASPRASLFEAIEDVEAVDEYTVHITTDTPFSPLPAHLAHGSGSMMSPAAIEADAEGELNLDTEPVGTGPFEFESWEQGNEIVLTNNPDYWEDPAHLDSVTYTVVPEQGTRLAMLENGEAHFVQQVEPANTERVEQMENASIVTQEMLGFEYIGFNNEVEPFDDVQVRRALSMAIDKDTIVEGLYEGYGTVADGPLGDMVFGASDDIEPLPYDPEQAEELLADAGYEDGFSTTLLTNDENPMRIQMAELAQDQLSDIGVELSIEQMEWGAYLDTIAEGNSEMFVLGWSSATGDADYVLHPNFHSDNLGAPGNQTFYVNEAFDDLVIEAREETDEETRLELYEEAEQLLIDEAPAIFTDHNDYIVGVADSVEGFDHHPNGLFPLDDVSITEEAEGGSVY from the coding sequence ATGAGAAAGGTTTCAGCGATTGGCAGCCTCGTTTTACTGTTTGGAATCGCAGCATGTACCGACGATGGCCAAAACGAGACTGATGAAGGCAATGAGGCTACGGGATCCGGAGATTCGACAGGAGATGAGGAAGCTGCTGAATCTTCTGAGGGCGGAAATATGGTTTTAGTGATGCCTTCAGATGCAGTGACGCTCGATCCGCATGACTCTACCGATGTTCCGTCCAATATTGTTTTCGATAACATTTATGAAACGTTGGTTTATCACGATGAAAACACGGAACTTCAGCCGGGATTGGCTGAATCATATGAGCAATTGGATGATCTTACATGGGAGTTCAACCTTCAGGAGGATGTAACCTTTCATGATGGGGAACCTTTTAATGCGGATGCAGTTGTAGCAAATTTGGATCGCTTGCTCGACCCGGATACGGCTTCCCCTCGCGCTTCGCTTTTTGAAGCCATTGAAGATGTGGAAGCGGTGGATGAGTATACTGTGCACATAACAACCGATACGCCATTTTCACCATTACCGGCGCATCTTGCCCACGGATCCGGAAGTATGATGAGTCCGGCAGCGATTGAGGCGGATGCAGAGGGAGAATTGAATCTTGACACGGAGCCTGTTGGAACAGGGCCATTTGAATTTGAAAGCTGGGAACAGGGCAATGAAATTGTCCTCACCAACAATCCTGATTATTGGGAGGATCCAGCTCATCTTGATTCAGTCACCTATACTGTTGTGCCGGAACAAGGAACCAGACTGGCGATGTTGGAGAATGGCGAGGCACATTTTGTACAACAAGTAGAACCTGCGAATACCGAGCGTGTGGAACAAATGGAAAACGCGAGTATCGTTACTCAGGAAATGCTTGGTTTTGAATATATTGGCTTTAACAACGAAGTTGAACCGTTCGATGATGTTCAAGTAAGACGAGCGTTATCTATGGCCATTGATAAAGACACCATCGTCGAAGGCTTGTACGAAGGATATGGCACTGTTGCTGATGGTCCTCTAGGTGATATGGTCTTTGGAGCGAGCGATGACATAGAACCGTTGCCCTATGACCCTGAACAAGCGGAAGAATTGCTGGCTGATGCCGGTTATGAAGATGGATTTTCAACAACGCTTCTGACAAACGATGAAAATCCAATGCGGATACAAATGGCTGAGTTGGCACAAGATCAATTATCGGATATTGGCGTCGAACTGTCGATTGAACAAATGGAGTGGGGCGCGTACCTGGATACTATTGCGGAAGGTAATTCAGAAATGTTTGTACTTGGTTGGTCATCAGCAACCGGCGATGCAGATTATGTTTTACACCCAAATTTTCACTCCGACAATCTCGGTGCCCCCGGGAATCAGACTTTTTATGTAAACGAAGCGTTTGATGATCTGGTTATCGAAGCACGGGAAGAGACCGATGAAGAGACGCGTCTGGAGTTGTACGAAGAAGCTGAACAACTTCTTATTGATGAAGCACCGGCGATTTTCACCGACCACAATGATTACATCGTTGGTGTAGCAGACAGCGTGGAAGGATTTGACCATCATCCAAATGGACTATTTCCATTAGATGATGTCTCGATTACAGAAGAAGCTGAAGGCGGAAGTGTCTATTAA
- a CDS encoding IclR family transcriptional regulator → MNQSVLKALKLLDFFTDQERELSLSEITTRADMSKPTVYRLLASLEECGFLRKVKNSDQDIRYSLGLKLLELGYIVSEQLELRNVALPHMRDLCKAINEIVHLVIVDGDQATYIEKVESSQALRLYTRIGKSSPLYIGSGPKLLFAYMPKDEQEKILETLEMKPLTPNTYTNKEEFRKNLRIIYEQGLSISHGEQDLDTTGISYPVKDISGEVIAAITVSGPTTRFQKDRKSFIKEETEKAAFEISRNLGFKLGKD, encoded by the coding sequence ATGAATCAAAGTGTTTTGAAAGCGCTTAAATTACTTGATTTTTTCACGGATCAAGAGAGGGAGTTAAGTTTAAGTGAAATAACTACTAGGGCAGACATGTCAAAACCAACAGTGTATCGTTTACTAGCATCTCTAGAAGAGTGTGGATTTCTAAGAAAGGTAAAAAATTCGGATCAAGATATTCGGTACAGTCTTGGGCTGAAACTACTCGAACTCGGTTATATTGTATCTGAGCAATTAGAGTTAAGAAATGTAGCGTTACCTCATATGAGGGATTTGTGCAAAGCAATTAATGAAATCGTCCACCTTGTCATAGTAGACGGTGACCAAGCCACGTATATTGAAAAGGTTGAGAGCAGCCAGGCATTGCGGTTGTATACAAGAATAGGGAAAAGTTCACCGCTATATATCGGGTCTGGACCTAAATTGTTGTTTGCTTATATGCCAAAGGATGAGCAAGAAAAAATACTTGAAACATTGGAAATGAAGCCTTTGACGCCAAATACTTATACAAATAAAGAAGAATTTCGAAAAAATTTGAGGATAATTTATGAGCAAGGCCTTTCTATCAGTCATGGGGAACAAGATTTAGATACAACAGGTATTTCTTATCCTGTAAAAGATATTTCTGGGGAGGTAATTGCAGCGATAACTGTCAGTGGACCTACCACTCGTTTTCAAAAGGATAGGAAGTCCTTCATAAAAGAGGAAACGGAAAAAGCGGCATTCGAAATTTCTAGGAATTTGGGTTTTAAATTAGGAAAGGATTGA
- a CDS encoding chromate transporter, with amino-acid sequence MNYRKQWDIFVAMLRANLLGYGGGPPTIPLIHKEVVGTYQWMDDEEFSDVVALANTLPGPIVTKLSGYIGHHVGGVIGMINAIVAAVFPTVILTILLVGTLIAFQDIPAVQGMTQAIAPVVGVLLIVMTYNFLKQSRQKVGFWGTFFLTIVSLAVLELLNIHPAILIVVLMVIALSRRPKPSSERAQEQKG; translated from the coding sequence GTGAATTACCGCAAACAGTGGGATATTTTCGTCGCCATGTTACGGGCTAATCTGCTCGGTTATGGTGGCGGGCCTCCGACGATCCCGCTCATCCATAAGGAAGTTGTTGGTACTTATCAATGGATGGATGACGAGGAATTCAGCGATGTCGTTGCTCTCGCGAATACGCTCCCCGGCCCGATCGTGACGAAACTCAGCGGTTACATCGGCCATCATGTCGGTGGTGTAATCGGGATGATCAATGCCATCGTCGCGGCCGTTTTTCCGACGGTGATCCTGACGATCCTTTTGGTGGGAACGCTCATTGCTTTTCAGGATATCCCCGCCGTACAGGGGATGACACAGGCGATCGCCCCGGTGGTCGGTGTCTTGCTCATCGTAATGACATATAATTTTTTGAAACAATCTCGGCAAAAAGTCGGCTTCTGGGGTACTTTTTTTCTTACGATCGTAAGCCTGGCCGTGCTCGAGTTGCTTAACATTCACCCGGCAATATTAATCGTCGTGTTGATGGTCATCGCTTTGAGCCGTCGCCCGAAACCATCATCCGAACGGGCGCAGGAGCAGAAAGGATAG